In Psychrilyobacter piezotolerans, one genomic interval encodes:
- a CDS encoding DUF3857 domain-containing protein, whose amino-acid sequence MKNKIKLFLCLTLTALIFIGCTKSKLENGENSDKIGYKFSEVIEIIKNNNKLPEEYNELGAVDLVNNKKTTVHEDGSSEVHYFYITQIINYEGKKKNSDIVINYDPTNEKLILGEMYTVTKDYKKISIPKNQSIEQDDELAIYSPTYVHNKNRIINFPQVEPGTYIVTDYTIKTKYTYPLGGNEPFDTKIPSVNKTRTIDYPKSMELKYEVAGDNIVEDKKVLGDRNILTFSSKNAKVLKREEEMPVNLLLDINKVVYSFYKDWSDLGKEKIQSMDNIEITPEVRELSNKIVGDTEEKIDKVAKIYSYVINNFTAQKIYLSQSDFKPLNLDRIIYQKYGSKIDLNALFVGLVRAQNINDVYPVIILDSYDKSSPYQIKYPMNNSIYTVGTYVEGRIVRLNSRGNYLDAFDEKTNYISKKNNYLPQVYEPKIDYKENKNYLYKLEDGDAKIDVNLEFKGIRDYFIRYYGEMLPAQRKNLIDQDFGSSSTTIVGETKFSDFLDYKEPMKMSYGLKADNFVIDQDKYLYFTIPSVEINLSLSLDKRDHDYQIYDEISTKETFRIDLGQKKNILKTSKFINGLNIIKEFKIGDRTAKYKFISKQDKNIIDITREIYIPVGIVKKEEYREFKDFVLDIKNPMRDKVFIKK is encoded by the coding sequence ATGAAAAATAAAATAAAATTATTTCTATGTTTAACTTTGACTGCCCTTATTTTTATAGGGTGTACGAAATCTAAGTTGGAAAACGGTGAAAATTCAGATAAGATAGGATATAAATTTAGTGAAGTTATAGAGATTATTAAAAATAACAATAAACTTCCTGAGGAGTATAATGAATTAGGAGCAGTTGATTTGGTAAACAATAAAAAAACAACTGTCCACGAGGATGGAAGCAGCGAAGTCCATTATTTTTATATTACTCAGATAATCAACTATGAAGGAAAGAAAAAAAATTCAGATATAGTTATAAATTATGACCCGACCAATGAAAAATTGATCTTGGGAGAAATGTATACAGTGACAAAAGATTATAAAAAGATTTCAATACCTAAAAACCAAAGCATCGAACAAGATGATGAACTGGCGATATACTCGCCTACATATGTTCACAATAAAAATAGGATAATTAATTTCCCTCAAGTAGAACCAGGGACATATATTGTAACAGACTATACTATTAAAACTAAGTATACTTATCCGCTGGGTGGGAATGAACCTTTTGACACTAAAATCCCCTCTGTGAATAAAACTAGAACAATAGATTATCCAAAATCTATGGAGTTAAAGTATGAGGTTGCAGGGGATAATATAGTTGAGGATAAAAAAGTTTTAGGTGACAGAAATATCCTTACCTTTAGTTCGAAGAATGCAAAAGTTTTAAAGAGGGAGGAGGAGATGCCTGTAAATCTCTTGTTGGATATAAATAAAGTTGTATATTCTTTTTATAAAGACTGGTCAGATCTCGGTAAAGAAAAAATACAATCTATGGACAATATCGAGATCACCCCTGAGGTCAGGGAGCTTTCCAATAAAATAGTAGGAGATACCGAAGAAAAAATAGACAAAGTAGCTAAAATATATTCATATGTGATAAATAATTTTACTGCCCAAAAAATATATTTATCCCAGTCGGATTTTAAACCGTTAAATTTAGACCGGATTATCTATCAAAAATACGGTTCTAAAATCGATTTGAATGCATTGTTTGTAGGCTTAGTTAGGGCACAAAATATCAATGATGTCTATCCTGTGATCATATTAGACTCATACGATAAAAGTTCTCCTTATCAGATAAAATATCCTATGAATAATTCTATATATACTGTTGGAACATATGTTGAGGGGAGAATAGTTCGATTAAATAGTAGAGGGAACTATCTGGATGCATTTGATGAAAAAACAAATTATATCTCTAAAAAAAATAACTATCTGCCCCAGGTTTATGAACCAAAAATAGATTATAAGGAGAATAAAAACTATCTCTATAAGTTAGAAGATGGCGATGCAAAGATAGATGTAAACCTTGAATTTAAGGGGATAAGAGATTATTTTATAAGGTATTATGGAGAAATGCTTCCTGCTCAGAGGAAAAATCTTATAGATCAAGATTTTGGCAGTTCATCGACTACGATAGTAGGAGAAACCAAATTCAGTGATTTTCTGGACTATAAAGAACCTATGAAAATGTCATATGGTTTAAAGGCGGATAATTTTGTGATAGACCAGGATAAATATTTATACTTTACAATACCCTCTGTGGAAATCAACTTAAGTTTATCTTTGGATAAGAGAGATCATGATTACCAAATATACGATGAAATATCCACCAAGGAAACCTTTAGGATAGATCTCGGTCAGAAAAAAAATATCCTAAAGACTTCTAAATTTATCAATGGGCTGAATATTATAAAGGAATTTAAGATAGGAGACAGAACTGCAAAATATAAATTTATCTCAAAACAGGATAAAAATATTATAGATATAACCAGAGAGATCTATATCCCTGTTGGAATAGTAAAAAAAGAGGAGTATAGAGAGTTTAAAGACTTTGTATTGGACATAAAAAATCCCATGAGAGATAAAGTTTTTATAAAAAAATAG
- a CDS encoding DUF3857 domain-containing transglutaminase family protein, which translates to MIKKLVILLSIWFSSISFSAYIPKNEAIKILSPIAAEDYAEYNEVYIVNSLTERDELGGGTITTEIYKKVLNTTSKKDNSLYFDYDANYSSLDIAAIELIKADGKVIKLDPKKILEEKINGASQKKNIYTTQAKTLSGNLPNLEIGDIIYTKAVETIKKARIEGHFSGGITLENSNKFINNYEKLTFPKDIKLYVHELNKKGFKYDQKRTVAGDKQIYEWNIRDNPLVTPEPNMDDASFSLNHIEYTTIPNWEYISKWSYELVTPHLTMDDDIREKVRELTKDAKTRDEKIENIFYWVARNIRYLGVDGEKNRPGLEPHDISYTFKTRGGVCRDKATLLSAMLNEAGIKSDTVLISSGSRISPEVPIDLFNHMITMAYDESGEPLHILDPTNETTKDFLPKYEEDNSYLISSRDGDRLRSTPVSPAIENNSSAAIDLKLDSDYNAVGTIEFIFSGIADGDFRSASMRMNKYDLDKLITRLINRVNPGIITTNIITSDPKNMDSKYTIKADIEIPEYGKKINDYIFIPFSGADPSIHFMYEGSISYPFSLADRKYDFKLNSPTSFTVNYRLEFPESISNISIPKPKTINYAGFKTVFTSKVKNNTLDTTYYLENSKIHFPKEKYQDIKKEIGELSNNNNLFLIKEVKIDEK; encoded by the coding sequence ATGATCAAGAAACTTGTAATTTTATTGTCAATATGGTTTTCATCGATAAGTTTTTCTGCTTATATCCCGAAAAATGAAGCTATTAAAATCTTATCACCTATAGCAGCTGAGGACTATGCTGAATATAATGAGGTTTATATAGTTAACTCACTGACAGAAAGGGATGAGTTGGGAGGAGGGACTATAACGACCGAAATTTATAAAAAAGTCTTGAATACCACTTCTAAAAAAGATAACTCTCTTTACTTTGATTATGATGCCAATTACAGCAGTTTAGATATAGCTGCAATAGAGCTGATTAAAGCAGATGGAAAGGTAATCAAATTAGATCCGAAAAAAATATTGGAAGAAAAAATAAATGGAGCTTCTCAAAAAAAGAACATATATACAACTCAAGCAAAAACTTTATCCGGGAATTTACCAAATCTGGAGATAGGAGATATAATATATACCAAAGCTGTTGAAACTATAAAAAAAGCAAGGATAGAAGGGCATTTTTCAGGGGGAATTACCCTGGAAAATTCTAACAAATTTATAAATAACTATGAAAAACTTACATTTCCTAAGGACATAAAATTGTATGTCCATGAGTTGAATAAGAAGGGGTTTAAGTATGATCAAAAAAGAACTGTAGCCGGGGATAAACAGATATATGAATGGAACATAAGGGATAATCCGCTGGTGACTCCGGAGCCCAATATGGATGATGCTTCATTTTCTTTAAATCATATTGAGTATACAACCATACCAAATTGGGAGTATATATCCAAATGGTCCTATGAACTGGTGACACCTCACCTTACCATGGATGATGATATCAGAGAGAAAGTTCGTGAACTGACCAAAGATGCTAAAACAAGGGATGAAAAAATAGAGAATATCTTCTACTGGGTGGCCAGAAACATAAGGTATCTGGGTGTAGACGGCGAAAAGAACAGACCTGGTCTGGAGCCCCATGATATATCTTATACATTTAAAACCAGAGGGGGAGTATGCAGAGATAAAGCGACCCTTTTGAGTGCTATGCTGAATGAAGCTGGAATTAAGTCAGATACGGTTCTTATAAGCTCGGGATCACGTATTAGCCCTGAGGTTCCGATCGACTTGTTTAATCATATGATAACGATGGCCTATGATGAAAGCGGTGAACCATTGCATATCCTGGATCCGACAAACGAAACCACTAAGGATTTTTTACCTAAATATGAGGAGGATAATTCCTATCTGATATCTAGTAGAGATGGAGATAGACTGAGGAGTACTCCCGTGTCGCCGGCTATAGAGAATAACTCCAGTGCAGCTATAGATCTAAAGCTGGACAGTGACTATAATGCTGTAGGAACTATTGAATTTATATTTTCAGGGATAGCTGATGGTGATTTTAGATCGGCATCTATGAGGATGAATAAATATGATTTGGATAAATTGATAACCAGGCTGATCAACAGGGTTAATCCCGGCATAATAACGACAAATATTATAACTTCAGATCCTAAAAATATGGATTCTAAATATACTATAAAAGCTGATATTGAGATACCTGAATACGGAAAAAAGATCAATGACTATATATTCATCCCTTTTAGTGGTGCCGATCCCAGTATCCATTTTATGTATGAGGGATCAATTTCATACCCATTTTCGTTAGCCGACAGGAAATATGATTTTAAATTAAATTCACCCACAAGTTTCACCGTGAACTATCGTTTGGAATTTCCGGAAAGTATTTCAAATATCTCCATACCAAAACCTAAGACCATTAACTATGCCGGGTTTAAAACTGTGTTTACTTCCAAAGTAAAAAACAATACATTGGATACCACTTATTATCTGGAAAATTCAAAGATTCATTTTCCCAAAGAAAAATATCAGGACATAAAAAAAGAGATAGGGGAACTTTCAAATAATAACAATTTATTCTTGATAAAAGAGGTGAAAATAGATGAAAAATAA
- a CDS encoding methyltransferase domain-containing protein: protein MKDFFSIDDRVRIQKDIEKKYSKVAINPAGQFRYTTGRKALEFLKYDRNIMEQLPEMVADAYCGTGNPFLLGEIKDGEIILDFGCGAGIDLIFASKLVGDQGRVVGLDLIPEMLGRAKKNIDKLNLKNTSLVLSKDDNLIFPDATFDTIISNSVFNLVPNKEFLFKELYRVLKPKGKLMVVDQLFTGGKIKDHRDRVDSWFQ from the coding sequence ATGAAAGATTTTTTTTCAATAGATGATAGGGTCAGGATACAGAAGGATATAGAAAAAAAGTACTCCAAGGTTGCTATTAATCCTGCGGGACAATTCAGGTATACTACAGGGCGTAAAGCACTGGAGTTTTTAAAATATGACAGAAATATAATGGAACAGCTCCCTGAAATGGTAGCTGATGCCTACTGTGGAACAGGAAATCCATTTTTATTAGGAGAGATAAAAGATGGAGAAATCATCCTGGATTTTGGATGCGGAGCGGGAATCGATCTGATTTTTGCCTCTAAATTAGTAGGAGATCAAGGCAGGGTGGTCGGGCTGGATCTTATTCCTGAGATGTTAGGGAGAGCAAAGAAAAATATAGATAAATTAAATCTGAAAAATACCAGTCTGGTATTATCCAAGGATGATAATTTGATATTTCCTGATGCCACCTTTGATACAATAATCTCTAACAGTGTTTTTAACCTGGTTCCAAATAAAGAATTTCTGTTTAAAGAGCTGTATAGAGTGTTAAAACCAAAGGGAAAACTAATGGTAGTGGATCAATTATTTACAGGTGGAAAAATTAAAGATCACAGAGACAGGGTCGACAGCTGGTTTCAATGA
- a CDS encoding aminopeptidase, whose translation MFYKKENGWKDIEESVKKNVMDFSEGYKEFLDTAKTEREVITYSQKMAEANGFVDAESVETLKAGDKVFYNNRGKNLILAVIGTDDILKGANFVVSHVDSPRLDLKQSPLYEDGDFALLKTHYYGGIKKYQWASRALSLHGVVALKDGKLIDIVIGEDPTDPVFVIPDLLPHLDRHVQRERKANEVLKGEEMNILVGSTPTTMKDGEMKEHFKYTILKKLNDDYGIVEEDFISAELQLVPAEKARDIGMDRAIVGAYGHDDRICGYTSMISMFDLEGTPRRTSICYLADKEEVGSMGSTGLQSRYLDYFMGDIIYKILGDKFNDHLLRKVLWNSHALSSDVNAGLNPLFKSVHDEQNASKLGYGIVLTKYTGSGGKGGSSDADAEYVAELRSIFDEANIKWQTGMLGKVDEGGGGTVAMFLAHYGIRTIDAGAALLSMHSPMELASKYDVYEIYRAYKVFYNF comes from the coding sequence ATGTTTTACAAAAAAGAAAATGGATGGAAAGATATTGAGGAATCTGTTAAAAAAAATGTAATGGATTTTTCGGAAGGGTATAAAGAATTTTTAGATACAGCCAAGACAGAGAGAGAAGTGATTACTTATTCTCAAAAGATGGCCGAAGCTAATGGTTTCGTAGATGCAGAATCTGTGGAAACGTTAAAAGCAGGAGACAAGGTTTTCTACAATAACAGAGGGAAGAACCTTATTTTAGCAGTTATTGGAACTGATGACATATTAAAGGGAGCTAATTTTGTAGTATCCCATGTAGATTCTCCTAGATTGGACTTAAAACAAAGCCCACTCTATGAAGACGGTGATTTTGCACTTTTAAAAACTCACTACTATGGCGGGATAAAGAAATATCAATGGGCATCCAGAGCATTATCACTACACGGTGTAGTGGCTTTAAAAGATGGTAAATTAATAGACATAGTTATCGGTGAAGATCCGACCGATCCTGTATTTGTAATCCCTGACCTGCTGCCTCATTTAGATAGACATGTACAAAGGGAAAGAAAAGCCAATGAAGTGTTGAAAGGTGAGGAAATGAATATCTTAGTAGGATCTACTCCTACAACGATGAAAGATGGTGAGATGAAGGAACACTTTAAGTATACTATCTTAAAGAAATTAAACGATGATTACGGGATAGTGGAAGAGGACTTTATCTCGGCTGAATTACAGCTGGTGCCGGCAGAGAAAGCCAGAGACATCGGTATGGATAGAGCTATAGTAGGGGCATATGGTCATGACGACAGAATCTGCGGATATACTTCAATGATTTCTATGTTTGATCTAGAGGGAACTCCCAGAAGAACTTCTATCTGCTATTTAGCAGATAAGGAAGAGGTAGGGTCTATGGGGTCTACAGGATTACAATCCAGATATTTAGATTATTTTATGGGTGACATCATCTATAAAATTTTAGGAGACAAGTTCAATGATCATCTGTTAAGAAAAGTATTGTGGAACTCCCATGCACTGTCATCCGACGTAAATGCGGGTCTTAATCCATTGTTTAAATCTGTTCATGATGAGCAAAATGCAAGTAAATTAGGATATGGAATAGTTCTTACTAAGTATACCGGGTCTGGCGGAAAAGGCGGATCATCTGACGCAGATGCAGAATATGTAGCGGAACTCAGATCTATATTTGATGAGGCAAATATCAAATGGCAGACTGGAATGCTTGGAAAGGTAGACGAAGGTGGAGGAGGAACTGTAGCTATGTTCCTGGCTCACTATGGTATTAGAACTATTGATGCAGGAGCTGCACTATTATCTATGCATTCACCGATGGAGTTAGCTTCAAAATATGATGTATATGAAATTTATAGAGCTTATAAGGTGTTCTATAACTTCTAA
- a CDS encoding M3 family oligoendopeptidase, which translates to MNNWNLDKLYPSFESEKFKADLEKMDEVIERLNDFKGQFDPNGGNLENYLKTLIEYFVVNGTLGAFCSLSKATDATNKDAIKYLNTLSNKYSEITEAVTLANKWITGLDIEKLAEENEFYKEHYFFLKEIKEKDQYTLDEQTELLLSKLDQTGATAWSDLHGLLTSTLDVEIELNGEKKVITLPEVRNLAHDKDPNVRKTAFEAEIKAYEKIEKTIAYSLNSIKGQVNTINEARGYDSPISKTLADSRMSKETLDALLNGIREYLPYFRKYLRRKAEMLGHENGLPFYDLFAPIGSADKVFTIEEAQDYVLKNFGSFSPKLREVAERAFNENWIDYSPKKGKRGGAFCSNIQPIKQSRIMHNFTGSFSGVLTLAHELGHAYHGDCIFDESILNTRYTMPVAETASILCETIVMKNALIDAANEEKTFLLESSLQDITQVAVDILSRYIFEETVFDKRKDSILSPEELKEIMIEAQKESYGDGLDEDTLHPYMWINKGHYYIPSLSFYNFPYAFGALFGRGLYSQYLLNKEEFLPKYDNLLKETGKKSVEDVARLADIDVTDISFWRSSLDQVKEDIELFLELTENYEK; encoded by the coding sequence ATGAATAATTGGAATCTGGATAAGTTATATCCGTCATTTGAATCGGAAAAATTTAAAGCTGATTTAGAAAAAATGGATGAGGTTATAGAAAGGTTAAATGATTTTAAAGGGCAATTTGATCCAAATGGCGGGAACCTGGAAAATTATTTAAAGACATTGATAGAGTATTTTGTCGTAAATGGAACTTTAGGAGCATTTTGTTCCCTGTCCAAAGCAACAGACGCCACAAATAAAGATGCAATAAAATATTTAAACACTTTATCTAACAAATATTCTGAAATAACAGAAGCGGTGACCTTGGCTAATAAATGGATTACCGGGTTAGATATAGAAAAATTAGCAGAAGAAAATGAATTCTATAAGGAACATTATTTTTTCCTGAAGGAAATAAAGGAGAAGGATCAATATACTTTAGATGAACAGACAGAACTTTTGTTATCAAAATTAGATCAAACCGGAGCAACAGCTTGGAGTGATCTTCATGGACTATTAACCTCTACCTTAGATGTAGAGATAGAATTAAATGGTGAAAAAAAAGTGATAACTTTACCGGAAGTAAGAAATCTGGCTCATGACAAAGATCCAAATGTCAGAAAAACAGCATTTGAAGCAGAGATAAAAGCTTATGAAAAAATAGAAAAAACAATAGCTTATTCTTTGAACTCTATAAAAGGACAGGTAAATACCATAAATGAGGCAAGAGGATATGATTCCCCTATTTCAAAAACATTGGCAGACTCCAGGATGTCTAAAGAAACTTTGGATGCCTTATTAAACGGGATCAGAGAATATCTGCCATATTTCAGAAAATATTTAAGAAGAAAAGCTGAGATGTTAGGGCATGAGAACGGGCTGCCTTTTTATGATTTATTTGCTCCAATTGGCAGTGCAGATAAAGTATTTACCATTGAAGAGGCACAGGATTATGTATTGAAAAATTTTGGCTCATTTTCTCCAAAATTAAGGGAAGTAGCAGAGAGAGCATTCAATGAGAACTGGATTGATTATTCTCCTAAAAAAGGAAAAAGGGGAGGAGCTTTTTGCTCTAATATCCAGCCCATAAAGCAAAGTAGGATAATGCATAATTTTACAGGTTCGTTTTCCGGGGTATTGACTCTGGCTCATGAATTGGGACATGCTTATCACGGTGATTGTATCTTCGATGAAAGTATACTAAACACCAGGTACACTATGCCTGTGGCAGAGACAGCATCAATTTTGTGTGAAACTATAGTGATGAAAAATGCACTTATAGATGCTGCTAATGAAGAAAAAACATTTCTTTTAGAGAGTTCTCTGCAGGATATAACCCAGGTAGCGGTGGATATATTGAGCAGGTATATATTTGAGGAAACAGTATTTGATAAAAGAAAGGACAGTATCTTAAGCCCGGAAGAATTAAAGGAAATTATGATAGAGGCACAGAAAGAATCTTATGGTGATGGTTTAGATGAAGATACTTTGCATCCTTATATGTGGATAAATAAAGGTCATTATTATATTCCAAGCCTCAGTTTTTATAATTTTCCATATGCCTTTGGAGCTTTATTTGGACGTGGCCTGTATTCACAATACCTTTTAAATAAAGAGGAGTTTTTACCGAAATACGACAATTTATTGAAAGAAACAGGGAAAAAAAGTGTAGAGGATGTAGCCAGATTAGCGGATATAGATGTAACCGATATTTCATTTTGGAGAAGCTCCTTGGATCAGGTGAAAGAAGATATAGAATTATTTTTAGAGTTGACGGAAAATTATGAAAAATAA
- a CDS encoding ABC transporter ATP-binding protein: MENRKIILETKGLKQYFPTGKRKNGEKLFVKANDGIDMVLYEGETIGIVGESGCGKSTFGRSLLKLYDPTAGQIIYDGKDITDLSVKQMVPLRREMQIIFQDPYSSLNPRMTVGNIIGEALVEHKIYKAGSKELETYVKKIMKTCGLDDYMIYRFPHEFSGGQRQRIGIARSLALKPKFIVCDEAVSALDVSIQSQVINLLNDLKNEFGMSYLFISHDLSVVKHISDRIGVMYLGNMVELAPKKNLYASPQHPYTKALLSSIPETDLDIIKNRKRIVLEGDIPSNVTPPAGCKFHTRCPIAKDVCKAEVPKWEEVSEGHFVACHYKGAELV, encoded by the coding sequence ATGGAAAATAGAAAAATAATATTAGAAACTAAAGGGCTTAAACAATATTTTCCTACCGGGAAAAGAAAAAATGGTGAAAAATTATTTGTTAAGGCAAACGACGGGATAGACATGGTGTTATACGAAGGGGAAACCATAGGAATAGTAGGAGAATCAGGCTGCGGAAAATCCACCTTTGGAAGAAGTCTCCTTAAGTTATATGACCCGACAGCGGGACAAATAATCTATGACGGTAAAGATATAACGGATCTGTCTGTTAAACAGATGGTTCCTCTAAGACGTGAGATGCAGATAATATTCCAGGACCCGTATTCATCATTAAATCCCAGGATGACAGTGGGAAATATAATCGGAGAAGCTCTGGTAGAGCACAAGATATATAAGGCCGGGTCCAAGGAACTTGAAACATATGTAAAAAAAATAATGAAAACCTGCGGACTGGATGACTATATGATCTATAGATTTCCTCATGAGTTCAGCGGGGGGCAGAGGCAAAGGATCGGGATAGCCAGATCTCTGGCACTAAAACCTAAATTTATCGTCTGTGATGAAGCTGTATCTGCACTTGATGTATCTATTCAATCACAGGTAATAAACTTATTGAATGACTTAAAAAATGAATTTGGAATGTCATACCTGTTTATATCTCATGATCTGTCAGTGGTGAAACATATTTCTGACAGGATAGGGGTAATGTATTTGGGGAACATGGTGGAATTAGCTCCTAAAAAAAATCTATATGCAAGTCCTCAACATCCATATACCAAAGCATTATTATCTTCCATCCCGGAAACAGATCTGGATATAATAAAAAATAGAAAGAGAATTGTATTAGAAGGAGATATTCCATCAAATGTAACACCTCCAGCTGGATGTAAGTTTCATACAAGATGCCCAATAGCTAAGGATGTCTGTAAGGCAGAAGTTCCCAAATGGGAAGAGGTATCGGAAGGTCATTTTGTAGCCTGTCACTATAAGGGTGCGGAACTTGTTTAA
- a CDS encoding ABC transporter ATP-binding protein: MKTNENLLEIRNLHTYFFTNKGTIKAVNGVDMEIQRGRTLGVVGESGSGKSITSFSILRLIDDPGDIVDGSIMFDGQELLDYTEDEMRAIRGNEISMIFQEPMTSLNPVLKIGEQLGEPLILHQGMDKKEAWERSVELLREVKIPEPEGVVHNYPHQLSGGMRQRVMIAMALACEPKLLIADEPTTALDVTIQAQIFNLMNDLKKKHNTAILFITHDLGAIAELADDVVVMYTGEAVEKAPVEVLFSKISKFSHPYKEGLLNSIPKLNEEVEYLDQIDGSVPHPLNLPIGCRFAPRCKFATQKCIDEKPNLVEVEPNHLIRCFYPNKEQRDGK; the protein is encoded by the coding sequence ATGAAAACTAATGAAAATTTACTTGAAATAAGAAATCTGCATACTTATTTCTTTACCAACAAGGGAACTATAAAAGCCGTAAACGGCGTAGATATGGAGATTCAAAGGGGTAGAACTTTGGGAGTTGTAGGAGAATCAGGATCGGGAAAATCCATAACTTCATTTAGTATCCTGAGACTTATAGATGATCCGGGTGATATTGTAGATGGAAGTATAATGTTTGACGGGCAGGAATTGTTGGACTATACAGAGGATGAGATGAGGGCTATCAGGGGAAATGAGATATCTATGATATTCCAGGAACCTATGACAAGTCTGAACCCTGTATTAAAGATAGGGGAACAATTGGGAGAACCGTTGATCCTCCACCAGGGTATGGATAAAAAAGAAGCCTGGGAAAGATCGGTAGAACTCCTGAGGGAGGTAAAAATACCTGAACCTGAAGGTGTGGTACATAACTATCCCCACCAGTTATCAGGGGGGATGAGACAAAGGGTAATGATAGCCATGGCACTAGCCTGTGAACCCAAACTCCTTATAGCTGACGAACCTACAACTGCCCTGGATGTAACTATTCAGGCACAGATATTTAACCTTATGAATGACCTGAAGAAAAAGCATAATACAGCTATATTATTTATAACTCATGACTTAGGAGCCATAGCGGAACTGGCTGATGATGTAGTGGTAATGTATACAGGAGAAGCGGTAGAAAAAGCTCCGGTAGAGGTATTATTCTCAAAAATTTCAAAGTTTTCCCACCCGTATAAGGAAGGGTTACTCAATTCCATTCCCAAATTAAATGAGGAAGTGGAATACCTGGACCAGATAGATGGAAGTGTGCCCCATCCACTTAACCTTCCAATAGGCTGCAGGTTTGCACCCCGTTGCAAGTTTGCTACCCAAAAATGTATCGATGAAAAACCAAATCTTGTAGAGGTAGAACCTAATCATCTGATCAGATGTTTCTATCCAAATAAGGAGCAGAGAGATGGAAAATAG
- a CDS encoding ABC transporter permease: MSNNDKLNKEHEKIISPTRQIIEKFKHNKLAMAGFISFGLLLLVIVGAQVYVHLTNYDLAHVDISQKYMKPSMQHLFGTDAQGRDLFLRVLAGGWISIQVGLLSTVLSIVLGVSIGATAGFFGGKVDTLIMRGTEIVSSFPFLAIAMTISAIFMDLDAQLRLYLIIFILGFLRWTGLARMVRGQILSLREQEFIVATRALGISSFNQITKHLIPNVLTYVIVSGTLTFAGAILTESSLSYLGLSVTEPIPTWGRLISLSAKNAIVMTNYWWTWIFPGLALFILIMSINVIGEGLRDAVDPKSQYVTKEQRIRLKEKRKREKERQKRRKLARAAM; encoded by the coding sequence ATGAGCAATAACGATAAATTAAATAAAGAGCATGAAAAAATTATTTCTCCTACAAGGCAGATAATAGAAAAATTTAAACATAATAAACTGGCTATGGCAGGGTTTATTTCATTTGGATTACTGCTGTTGGTCATAGTAGGAGCCCAGGTTTACGTTCACCTGACTAACTATGATCTGGCCCATGTAGATATATCCCAGAAATATATGAAACCCAGTATGCAGCATCTGTTTGGAACAGATGCCCAGGGAAGAGACCTGTTTTTGAGGGTATTAGCAGGGGGATGGATCTCCATCCAGGTAGGACTTTTATCTACGGTATTATCCATAGTATTAGGTGTATCTATAGGAGCTACAGCAGGTTTCTTTGGCGGAAAGGTGGATACGCTGATCATGAGGGGAACAGAGATTGTATCATCATTTCCATTTTTAGCTATTGCAATGACTATATCAGCTATATTTATGGATTTAGATGCCCAGCTTAGGTTATATCTGATAATCTTCATTCTGGGATTCTTAAGATGGACCGGGTTAGCAAGGATGGTAAGGGGACAGATCTTATCCCTGAGAGAACAGGAATTTATAGTAGCTACAAGGGCATTGGGAATCAGCAGTTTCAATCAAATAACCAAGCATTTGATCCCCAACGTACTGACATATGTAATCGTAAGCGGAACTCTGACATTTGCAGGAGCAATCCTTACTGAATCTTCCCTGTCATATTTAGGGCTGTCGGTTACAGAACCTATCCCTACATGGGGAAGACTTATCAGTCTGTCTGCTAAGAATGCTATTGTAATGACAAATTACTGGTGGACCTGGATCTTCCCGGGATTGGCATTATTTATTTTGATCATGAGTATCAATGTAATAGGTGAAGGGCTGAGAGATGCTGTGGATCCAAAATCCCAATATGTTACCAAGGAACAGAGAATAAGACTTAAAGAGAAGAGAAAAAGAGAGAAAGAAAGACAAAAAAGAAGAAAATTAGCAAGGGCGGCGATGTAG